GCGGTCGTCGCAGTCGCCGCAGTTGTGCGGGCCCCGCTCGGAGCCGTGGCCGACCGGGTCCGAGACGACGATCCCATTCACGTCGGCGGTCGATTCGAGCACCTCGGCGACCGACCAGAGCCACGGCGGGCGGTAGCCGCCCTCGTGGTACAGATCCTCGACCATCGTGTAGTTCTGGACGTTACAGGGGTTCATCGAGACGGTGTGACACCCCTCGACGTCGAGACAGCGCCGGACGGACCGTTTCATGTCTTCGACGGCCTCGCCCTCCGAGAGGAAGGGCGGTTTCATCAGGAGGTACGCCTTGACGCCGCCGCCGTCGACGGCGCTCGCCTCGGCGCAGGCGGCCTCGAAGTCGGAGAAGTCGAAGTACTTGTTGACGCAGTCGCGGCGGACCCGGTCCGTGGCGGTCTCCAGGCCGATAGCCACGTCACACTCCAGCCCCTCGTCGGTGAACTCGCGGACCTTCTCGCGGTCGACGAAGTCGGGCAGCGACTCGACGACGATGCGGTCGCGGTCGCCGAACTCGGCGGCGATGGCCCGGCGGGTCTCGGCGGACACCTCGCGCTCGTCGAGGAAGGAGCCGGAGGTGTAGATCTTGATCAGGTCGGCGCGGTCGCCGCGCAGGTCCTCGGCGTGTTCCGCCTCGTGGTCCAGACAGGCGTCGATCTGGGCCATGAGGTCCTCGTGGGCGACGCTTCCGCCGTCGACCGATTCCGCGACGTAGCCGCACATGGTGCAGCCGCCGGCGCGGGCCCACCGGCAGCCGCCGGTGTTGAGGATGATCGTGAGGGAGTCGACGAAGCCGTCGGGGGTGTTGTCCTCGTCGAGCCAGACCCGCGTGGGCTCGCGCGGGTCGTAGCTGGCGTCGTTGCGCGAGCGCACCTCGCGCATCACCTTGTTGTGGGCGTCCATCCCCTTGCCCTGCTCGTAGACCTCGGGGCTCGGCTGGCTCATTGGGGGCGTCTATCCGGGCAGGCGGTAAAACCTCCGCGGTCCGGGCGGCGCTGACCGCCCGCGCCCGCGGCGGTCAGCCGTTCGTCAGCGCGAGCCAGCGGAACTCGCCGCTGAGGGCGTCGACCGCCGGTAGCGCAGAGGGGCCGTAGTGGAAGAGGACGAACGACGTGAGCAGGAGGTAGACGGTCGCCATCGCGGTCGCGACGCCGAACGCGCCCGCGGCGACCCCCTGGAACCGGTCGTCGCGGCGGGCGGCC
Above is a genomic segment from Halosimplex halophilum containing:
- a CDS encoding archaeosine biosynthesis radical SAM protein RaSEA codes for the protein MSQPSPEVYEQGKGMDAHNKVMREVRSRNDASYDPREPTRVWLDEDNTPDGFVDSLTIILNTGGCRWARAGGCTMCGYVAESVDGGSVAHEDLMAQIDACLDHEAEHAEDLRGDRADLIKIYTSGSFLDEREVSAETRRAIAAEFGDRDRIVVESLPDFVDREKVREFTDEGLECDVAIGLETATDRVRRDCVNKYFDFSDFEAACAEASAVDGGGVKAYLLMKPPFLSEGEAVEDMKRSVRRCLDVEGCHTVSMNPCNVQNYTMVEDLYHEGGYRPPWLWSVAEVLESTADVNGIVVSDPVGHGSERGPHNCGDCDDRVQRAIKDFDQRQDPAVFDQVSCECEHTWEAVVERERSYSLPLAR